One genomic window of Biomphalaria glabrata chromosome 9, xgBioGlab47.1, whole genome shotgun sequence includes the following:
- the LOC106073729 gene encoding selenocysteine-specific elongation factor-like, protein MTDSVLNFNVGVLGHVDSGKTSLSKALSTVASTACFDKNPQSKERGITLDLGFSSFTVDLPSTKKEVFKGYSSIQYTLVDCPGHASLIRTIIGGAQIIDLMMLVVDITKGMQTQTAECLIIGQITCSKMIVVLNKVDMIPAEKQAASIDKMKKRMLKTLEATKFADCPIVAVAARPGGPEAPDREAVGITELISTLMESTYLPVRSEDGPFIFSADHCFSIRGQGTVMTGTVLSGRTGINDTVEIPSLGMSKKVKSMQMFRKPVEKIKQGDRAGICVTQFDPTLLERGLVCSPGALVTVHSLIAFIRKIQYYKGPVSTKSKFHITLGHETVMGRLSMFGLLVDNGSSNKLFQDLNNINLQDVAFDFSKDYVHQDELSADKEKVGQGVDGTVNTLQFALIELEKPVTCAANALLIGSRLDADVNTSSCRIAFYGRILVAMTDPKYKETVLPELKVFKTKTREGLVERATDKYSVIAKNLFKKETNLAAFANFKVTLSTGEKGVIEGGFGQSGKVKIRIPEGLSDDTYQRYSSSGKKKGKNKEDEGGTNETKEGVKVCLSFKRYMYDLKKDMKQS, encoded by the exons atgaCAGACAGCGTACTTAACTTCAATGTTGGTGTATTGGGCCATGTTGACAGCGGCAAAACAAGTTTGTCTAAGGCTTTGAGTACCGTTGCCAGCACTGCCTGTTTTGATAAAAACCCACAAAGCAAAGAGAGAGGAATAACACTGGATCTTGGATTTTCATCTTTTACTGTAGATCTGCCTAGcacaaaaaaagaagtttttaaagGTTATAGCTCTATACAATATACACTTGTTGACTGTCCTGGTCATGCCAGCCTTATACGAACTATTATTGGAG GAGCACAGATCATTGATTTGATGATGTTAGTGGTGGATATAACTAAAGGAATGCAAACCCAGACAGCTGAATGTCTGATTATAGGTCAGATTACTTGCAGTAAAATGATTGTGGTTCTGAACAAAGTTGATATGATCCCAGCAGAAAAACAGGCTGCTTCTATAGACAAG ATGAAAAAACGCATGCTGAAAACATTAGAGGCAACAAAGTTTGCAGATTGTCCGATCGTAGCAGTTGCTGCCAGGCCTGGTGGTCCAGAG GCTCCAGATAGGGAAGCAGTTGGTATCACAGAACTTATCTCTACGTTAATGGAAAGTACTTATTTACCAGTCAGGTCAGAGGATGGTCCTTTCATTTTTTCGGCCGACCATTGCTTTTCGATCAGAGGTCAAGGCACTGTCATGACAGGCACTGTATTGAGTGGCAGAACTGGTATCAATGAT ACTGTTGAAATTCCTTCATTAGGCATGTCTAAAAAAGTGAAGTCAATGCAGATGTTTAGGAAGCCAGTGGAAAAAATTAAACAG GGTGACCGTGCTGGTATATGTGTTACACAATTTGATCCAACATTACTAGAACGAGGACTAGTGTGTTCTCCCGGAGCTTTGGTCACTGTCCATTCTCTAATTGCTTTCATAAGAAAAATTCAATACTACAAGGGCCCTGTATCGACAAAGTCTAAATTTCACATAACTCTTGGTCATGAGACTGTGATGGGCCGTCTTTCAATGTTTGGTCTCCTTGTTGACAATGGCTCCAGCAATAAACTTTTTCAAGACTTAAACAACATCAATCTACAAGATGTGGCTTTTGATTTCTCTAAAGATTATGTCCACCAGGATGAGTTGTCTGCAGATAAAGAGAAAGTAGGTCAAGGTGTAGACGGGACTGTGAACACTTTACAATTCGCTCTGATAGAATTGGAGAAACCTGTGACATGTGCGGCTAATGCTCTTTTGATAGGCTCCAGACTTGATGCAGATGTAAACACTAGCTCCTGTCGCATTGCCTTTTACGGCAGAATCCTCGTTGCAATGACAGATCCTAAGTATAAGGAAACTGTATTACCAGAACTTAAAGTATTTAAG ACAAAGACCAGAGAAGGCCTAGTCGAAAGAGCAACTGATAAGTACTCTGTGATTGCCaagaatttgtttaaaaaagaaacaaacttagCAGCCTTTGCCAACTTTAAAGTGACGTTGTCAACTGGGGAAAAAGGTGTCATTGAGGGTGGTTTTGGTCAAAGTGGAAAAGTCAAAATTAGAATTCCAG AGGGTCTAAGTGACGACACCTACCAAAGATATTCCAGCAGCGGGAAAAAGAAAGGCAAAAACAAAGAAGATGAAGGCGGGACCAACGAGACCAAAGAAGGCGTGAAAGTATGTTTGAGCTTCAAACGCTACATGTATGACTTAAAGAAAGACATGAAACAATCCTAG